The Podospora pseudocomata strain CBS 415.72m chromosome 1 map unlocalized CBS415.72m_1, whole genome shotgun sequence genome has a segment encoding these proteins:
- a CDS encoding uncharacterized protein (EggNog:ENOG503P2CU; COG:P), whose amino-acid sequence MVGASRVKLCKWLWLAPHCTSHIEFPPRLVDMIFASGINPLLELQRPGSSKLQGTSQSRRPQFACLRPPCSTTTTTETAGQAQSVKMSTTPGNTYTISKQIKTEYPLIDNDPHFKRVIRYARPSDYVHGIVAAAAGPSLLYAMERFAPSYVGKGGVAQTMRLGGAMGLCGGFIYFYQRSILRFYGMSENAREVQMDMREMVDKVKRGEPIYGESQLTPAMQGVAARQSRYSALFMAVLPWFNFVNHSQHGVDTAKYYRQAERELEAERLAREGGNPSQ is encoded by the exons ATGGTTGGCGCGTCGCGCGTCAAGCTGTGTAAGTGGTTGTGGCTTGCCCCGCATTGCACAAGCCACATTGAATTCCCGCCAAGACTTGTGGACATGATATTTGCCTCAGGCATCAATCCACTGCTGGAGCTTCAACGGCCTGGGTCCAGCAAGCTTCAAGGAACGAGCCAATCCAGACGACCTCAATTCGCTTGCCTGCGCCCGCCCtgctcgacgacgacgacgacggaaACCGCCGGCCAGGCCCAGTCAGTCAAAATGTCGACCACTCCCGGAAACACGTATACCATCAGCAAGCAGATCAAGACTGAGTACCCA CTCATCGATAATGATCC GCACTTCAAGCGTGTAATTCGGTACGCCCGGCCGTCCGATTACGTCCACGGCATcgtcgctgccgccgccggccccAGTCTTCTCTACGCCATGGAGAGATTTGCTCCCTCATATGTCGGAAAGGGTGGTGTCGCCCAGACCATGCGGTTGGGTGGTGCCatggggttgtgtggtggtttCATCTACTTTTACCAGCGGTCTATTC TGCGCTTCTACGGTATGAGCGAAAACGCCCGGGAAGTCCAGATGGACATGCGCGAGATGGTCGACAAGGTCAAGCGCGGCGAGCCTATCTACGGCGAAAGTCAGCTTACTCCCGCCATGCAGGGTGTTGCCGCCCGCCAGTCTAGATATTCCGCTCTCTTCATGGCTGTGCTCCCCTGGTTCAACTTTGTCAACCACAGCCAGCACGGTGTTGACACCGCCAAGTATTACAGACAAGCCgagagggagctggaggctgAGCGTCTTGCGCGGGAGGGTGGGAACCCTAGCCAgtaa
- the DID2 gene encoding Vacuolar-sorting protein SNF7 (COG:U; BUSCO:EOG092656CM; EggNog:ENOG503PDU9), translating into MANRQLARDMQTEFQARFNAKQARREAQKAAKQDNELKKQIQNLLKKGETAQAAQKARMLLAKQAIAAQMDQAADMAELSLAQIQANNAMNRMTHMMAQSSRTMQRAQRQANPEKTLLTLEQFRSQNEEYAMSNGIYQDAMTQNTSVQVSDDAVHELLGKLADDAGLELNQELAKASASKVDPVKEPAQAVEPTAEEEDALQQRLRALRA; encoded by the exons ATGGCAAATCGACAACTCGCTCGGGATATGCAAACCGAGTTTCAGGCGCGA TTCAACGCCAAGCAAGCCCGCCGCGAAGCCCAAAAGGCGGCCAAACAAGACAACGAGCTAAAGAAGCAAATCCAAAAC CTCCTCAAAAAAGGCGAAACCGCCCAAGCCGCCCAAAAAGCCCGCATGCTCCTTGCCAAACAAGCCATCGCCGCCCAAATGGACCAAGCCGCCGACATGGCCGagctctccctcgcccagaTCCAGGCCAACAACGCAATGAACCGCATGACGCACATGATGGCCCAGTCCTCCCGCACGATGCAGCGCGCCCAGCGCCAGGCCAACCCCGAAAAGACGCTCCTGACCCTCGAGCAGTTCCGCAGCCAGAACGAAGAGTACGCCATGTCCAATGGGATTTATCAGGACGCCATGACGCAGAACACTTCGGTGCAGGTCAGCGATGATGCTGTGCATGAGCTGTTGGGCAAGTTGGCGGATGATgcggggttggagttgaACCAGGAGCTGGCAAAGGCGAGTGCGAGCAAGGTTGATCCGGTGAAGGAGCCGGCGCAGGCCGTGGAGccgacggcggaggaggaggatgcgctGCAGCAGAGGTTGAGGGCTTTGCGGGCATAG
- the CSM3 gene encoding chromosome segregation in meiosis-related protein (EggNog:ENOG503P4EW; COG:L), whose amino-acid sequence MPAAAGPSKVTNGNKKDSGAFVDSFLEGWSDFDEEDDPFGSPKGDKSKKTDDKKTDASSKKRKGTDVLGLETEVDKKKARVPRVKLDDARLLSDKGIPWLRKNAQSRLKLKGKGHEFSDAARMLSFYQEWLDELFPKASFLDALAMVEKAGHKTSLRNARMKWIDELKPRGEGEEGPNDVDPFPIYEHDKTPKDTGRIAPVFDKAKERPKTPDGDDLFGDDDIYNATPRAATKGSRGEDVPDDDDLDALMAEAEANSGQPPRSIFGNGLESIFGNGTSNSTAAAPPKPQANNIPEDVDLDALMAEAEAETLSTRPNQSTKSILGDGNSKPSAPQRKEADDFDDDDLDALMAEVEAQPPTKAPSAPKSTEPTKVNDEEDDLDALMAEAEAEGASSKPVPETQKEAGAKKYTSFDDDEAAMAEMDGLW is encoded by the exons ATGCCCGCCGCAGCAGGTCCCAGCAAAGTCACCAATGGCAACAAAAAGGACAGCGGTGCTTTTGTCGATAGTTTTCTAGAAGGATGGAGTgactttgacgaggaagacgaccCGTTCGGTTCCCCGAAAGGCGACAAATCCAAAAAAACCGATGACAAGAAGACCGACGCCAGTAgtaaaaagagaaaagggaCCGATGTTCTCGGGTTGGAAACAGAAgtcgacaagaagaaagctCGTGTTCCCAGAGTCAAGCTTGACGATGCCCG ACTACTATCAGACAAAGGCATCCCATGGCTCCGAAAAAACGCCCAATCCAGACTAAAGctcaaaggcaaaggccatGAATTTTCTGACGCTGCCCGAATGTTATCGTTCTACCAGGAATGGCTTGACGAACTCTTTCCCAAAGCCAGCTTTCTTGACGCATTGGCAATGGTGGAAAAGGCTGGACACAAGACCTCGTTGCGGAACGCCAGGATGAAATGGATTGACGAGTTGAAACCcagaggcgagggagaggagggtccGAACGACGTAGACCCGTTTCCGATTTACGAACATGATAAGACACCAAAAGATACAGGAAGGATTGCGCCTGTGTTCGATAAGGCCAAGGAACGACCGAAGACACCCGATGGGGATGATTTGTTTGGAGACGATGACATCTACAATGCCACGCCAAGAGCTGCGACCAAGGGGTCTAGGGGTGAAGACGTTCCAGACGATGATGATTTGGATGCGCTgatggcagaggcagaggctaACTCTGGGCAGCCACCAAGAAGCATATTTGGGAACGGGTTGGAGAGCATATTTGGGAATGGGACAAGTAACAGCACGGCAGCggcaccaccaaaaccacagGCGAATAACATACCAGAGGATGTCGATCTGGACGCTCTAATGGCCGAGGCAGAAGCGGAAACATTGTCCACTAGACCGAACCAGTCAACCAAGAGCATACTTGGCGATGGCAATTCCAAACCATCTGCCCCGCAAAGGAAAGAAGCGGATGactttgatgatgacgattTGGATGCGCTTATGGCCGAGGTTGAGGCCCAGCCACCTACGAAGGCACCGAGCGCGCCCAAGTCTACGGAGCCTACGAAGGTtaatgatgaggaggacgatcTTGACGCTCTGATGGCAgaagcagaggcagagggagcGTCTTCTAAGCCTGTTCCTGAAACCCAGAAGGAGGCTGGGGCCAAAAAATACACCAGctttgacgatgatgaggcgGCAATGGcagagatggatgggttgtGGTAA
- the SKI2 gene encoding Antiviral helicase ski2 (EggNog:ENOG503NUCU; COG:A) gives MIWRGKSMKLRPCCLPGWSRPCLGTTPHLELVDETITLPLPPEMATDLQDAIQRLHLDDNSTFDAIDDILDHKVVKPPKKQDPDELRAELERKFLSPSTTFSDEWLDKLQQRWDTPIDYSLLFNIAPSQTRTVTRFVRHGLEGRVTGYRNVTVPASHATAKNSTSMTRKPASRSEFVRGGAGFFPFAPGGLEGIESTAALEDQLRASAAIEEADSRKKLERVIKLGSGGLLEVAPGVSRGIDFTKRRKVADEEAEKQAKEVEEVLDQEPEAAPDQEDEDADKAPTNGASDESEEEEDLEDIDSILPVEFPALEPHGKLAASSARKAGREWAHMVDINRPMPNFRELVPDPAREWPFELDNFQKEAVYHLENGDSVFVAAHTSAGKTVVAEYAIALAAKHMTKAIYTSPIKALSNQKFRDFRQTFDEVGILTGDVQINPEASCLIMTTEILRSMLYRGADIIRDVEFVIFDEVHYVNDFERGVVWEEVIIMLPEHVSLILLSATVPNTHEFASWVGRTKQKDIYVISTPKRPVPLEHYLWANKNIYKIVDSEKRFVEKGWKDANAAMQGKDKPPKAIEAAPARGGGNQRGGGRGGQQRGGNQQRGGGRGGGQQQRGRGGPPRASHNPGHMGRTGRPGGFTSAAQDKNLWVHLVQFLKKQTLLPACIFVFSKKRCEENADALSNQDFCTAQEKSAIHMTIEKSIARLKPEDRTLPQIVRLRELLSRGIAVHHGGLLPIVKELVEILFAQTLVKVLFATETFAMGLNLPTRTVVFSGYRKHDGHSFRNLLPGEYTQMAGRAGRRGLDTVGSVIIVPPGGDEAPPVTDLRQMILGEPSKLRSQFRLTYNMILNLLRVEALKIEEMIKRSFSEHATQQLLPEHEKAVKLSEADLAKVKRDSCQICDVHMDDCHQAGEDFKQLTEELYRALLNIPIGRKMFTPGRLIVWMKEGVRTPGLLLAEGASTKSSATVPMLHVLEIRTNREIRNDTDLLPFVPSLRKYYTSLPQAKKHIGTKTLHIPLSDLVCLTKYVTKGILPDIFGSGEGYQKAKDKLQTICRTWASDHWDEMDLGRIKSLAIHDIINKRREAEVKLTKSAAPLCTFFLKHYAMCHDQWLIKTNIDQLRQALSNQNLQLLPDYEQRIQVLKDLRFIDEETRIQLKGKVACEIHSGDELVLTELILENVLADYEPAEIAALLSAFVFQEKTESIPKLTHNLEKGMKTIVELSEKVNAVQTLHQVIQTSEESNDFVSKPRFGLMEVVYEWAKGVSFKNITNLTDVLEGTIVRTISRLDETCREVKNAARIIGDPELYQKMTVAQELIRRDITAVASLYM, from the exons ATGATTTGGCGGGGCAAGTCGATGAAGCTGCGACCTTGCTGTCTTCCAGGCTGGAGTCGTCCATGTTTGGGcacaacaccacaccttGAACTCG TGGACGAGACCATCACACTACCATTACCGCCGGAAATGGCGACCGATCTCCAAGATGCCATACAACGGCTTCACCTGGACGACAATTCCACATTCGATGCAATTGACGACATCCTTGACCACAAGGTAGTCAAGCCGCCCAAGAAGCAAGACCCTGATGAGCTGCGCGCCGAACTCGAGCGGAAATTCCTGTCGCCATCGACCACATTCTCGGACGAGTGGCTCGACAAGCTTCAGCAACGATGGGACACCCCGATTGACTACTCCCTGCTCTTCAACATTGCGCCCAGCCAGACCCGCACAGTCACCCGCTTCGTGCGTCATGGGCTTGAGGGTCGGGTCACAGGCTACAGAAATGTCACTGTTCCGGCCTCGCATGCCACGGCGAAGAACAGCACGTCCATGACTAGGAAACCCGCCAGCAGATCTGAATTTGTCCGGGGTGGCGCCGGGTTCTTCCCTTTCGCTCCTGGTGGTTTGGAGGGTATCGAGTCAACAGCTGCGTTGGAGGATCAGCTGCGGGCTTCGGCTGCCATTGAGGAAGCTGACAGCAGGAAGAAACTAGAACGTGTTATCAAGCTTGGATCCGGTGGTCTGCTTGAGGTTGCTCCGGGTGTCTCCAGAGGTATCGACTTTACGAAAAGGAGAAAGGTTGCGGATGAAGAGGCGGAAAAACAGGCGAAGGAAGTCGAAGAGGTCTTGGATCAGGAGCCCGAGGCAGCTCCTGAccaagaggatgaggacgccGACAAAGCCCCAACGAATGGTGCTTCTGACGagagcgaggaagaggaggatctCGAGGATATCGACTCCATTCTTCCAGTGGAGTTCCCAGCTCTGGAACCCCATGGCAAACTTGCAGCATCCAGCGCTAGAAAGGCAGGCCGCGAATGGGCGCACATGGTGGATATCAACAGACCAATGCCCAACTTCCGGGAGCTGGTGCCAGATCCAGCCAGAGAATGGCCATTCGAACTCGACAACTTCCAAAAGGAAGCCGTCTATCATCTTGAAAATGGCGACTCGGTGTTCGTCGCAGCCCATACTTCTGCAGGTAAGACAGTGGTGGCTGAATACGCCATTGCTCTTGCGGCAAAACACATGACGAAGGCTATTTACACATCCCCGATCAAGGCGCTCAGCAACCAAAAGTTCCGCGACTTCAGACAGACGTTCGACGAGGTTGGTATTCTGACTGGTGATGTTCAGATCAACCCGGAGGCCAGCTGTCTCATCATGACTACGGAGATTCTGCGCAGTATGCTTTACCGTGGAGCCGATATCATCCGCGATGTCGAGTTCGTCATCTTCGACGAGGTCCACTATGTAAACGACTTTGAGCGTGGTGTTGTCTGGGAAGAGGTCATCATTATGCTACCAGAGCATGTGTCCTTGATTCTTCTTTCTGCTACCGTCCCCAACACTCATGAGTTCGCCTCGTGGGTAGGACGCACAAAGCAGAAGGATATTTACGTCATTTCTACGCCGAAGAGACCTGTGCCGTTAGAGCACTATCTCTGGGCCAACAAAAACATCTACAAGATCGTCGACTCTGAGAAGAGGTTCGTCgagaaggggtggaaggatGCGAATGCGGCTATGCAGGGCAAGGACAAGCCACCAAAGGCCATCGAGGCCGCACCAGCTCGGGGTGGTGGCAACcagagaggtggtggccgtGGAGGCCAGCAAAGAGGGGGCAATCAGCAACGTGGCGGCGGTCGGGGTGGCGGACAACAGCAgcgtgggagaggtggaccACCACGCGCGAGCCACAATCCCGGACATATGGGCCGGACAGGCCGACCAGGAGGGTTTACATCTGCTGCTCAGGACAAGAACTTGTGGGTTCACCTCGTCCAGTTCCTCAAGAAGCAGACTCTTCTTCCGGCCTGTATCTTCGTCTTTTCCAAGAAGAGATGCGAGGAGAATGCAGATGCTCTGAGCAACCAGGACTTCTGCACCGCTCAAGAAAAGAGTGCGATTCATATGACGATTGAGAAGTCGATTGCTCGTTTGAAGCCCGAGGACAGAACTCTGCCCCAAATTGTGCGCCTTCGAGAGCTGCTCTCGCGAGGTATCGCAGTCCATCATGGTGGTTTGCTCCCTATCGTCAAGGAGTTGGTGGAGATTCTTTTCGCCCAGACTCTGGTCAAGGTTCTTTTCGCGACTGAGACCTTCGCCATGGGCCTGAACTTGCCCACGAGAACAGTTGTCTTCTCGGGATACCGCAAGCATGACGGCCATTCTTTCCGCAATCTCCTTCCTGGTGAATACACACAGATGGCTGGTCGGGCCGGTAGACGCGGTCTCGATACTGTCGGTTCCGTCATCATTGTGCCTCCTGGTGGCGATGAAGCCCCCCCTGTCACTGATCTCCGGCAAATGATTCTCGGAGAGCCTAGCAAGCTCCGGTCTCAATTCCGCCTGACCTACAATATGATCTTGAACCTACTACGCGTCGAAGCTCTGAAGATCGAGGAAATGATTAAGCGTAGTTTCTCAGAACACGCCACTCAACAGCTCTTACCCGAGCACGAGAAGGCGGTCAAACTATCCGAGGCAGATTTGGCAAAGGTCAAGAGGGATTCTTGTCAGATTTGTGACGTTCATATGGACGACTGTCACCAGGCGGGTGAGGACTTCAAGCAGTTGACAGAGGAGCTGTATCGCGCGTTGCTGAACATTCCGATTGGCCGGAAGATGTTTACGCCTGGTCGTCTCATCGTCTGGATGAAGGAAGGTGTCCGCACTCCTGGTTTGTTGCTCGCTGAAGGCGCCAGCACCAAAAGCAGCGCGACGGTTCCAATGTTGCATGTTCTCGAAATTAGGACGAATCGAGAGATTCGCAATGACACGGACTTGCTGCCCTTTGTGCCCAGTCTACGCAAGTACTACACGTCACTCCcccaggccaagaagcacatCGGGACCAAGACATTGCACATCCCCCTGAGTGACTTGGTATGCTTGACAAAGTATGTCACCAAGGGCATCCTGCCAGACATCTTTGGCAGCGGCGAAGGCTACCAAAAAGCCAAGGACAAGCTTCAAACCATCTGCCGCACCTGGGCCTCTGATCActgggatgagatggatcTGGGTCGCATCAAGAGCCTGGCTATTCACGACATCATTAACAAACGCCGTGAGGCGGAGGTCAAGCTCACAAAATCCGCCGCTCCGCTTTGCACGTTCTTCTTGAAGCACTACGCCATGTGCCACGATCAGTGGCTCATCAAGACCAACATCGACCAGCTCCGCCAGgccctctccaaccaaaacctgcagctcctccccgACTACGAGCAGCGTATCCAGGTTCTCAAGGACCTTCGCTTCATTGACGAAGAAACCCGGATCCAGCTCAAGGGCAAGGTAGCCTGTGAGATTCACTCTGGCGACGAGCTTGTCCTTACCGAGCTCATCCTCGAGAACGTCCTCGCCGACTACGAGCCCGCCGAAATCGCCGCTCTGCTCTCGGCGTTTGTCTTTCAGGAGAAGACAGAGTCCATCCCAAAGCTGACGCACAACCTAGAGAAGGGCATGAAGACTAttgtcgagctctccgaAAAGGTCAATGCGGTGCAGACTCTCCACCAGGTTATCCAGACATCAGAGGAGTCCAACGACTTTGTCAGCAAGCCTAGGtttgggttgatggaggtggtgtatgAGTGGGCCAAGGGTGTCAGCTTCAAGAATATCACGAATCTGACGGATGTGTTGGAGGGAACGATTGTGCGGACGATTTCCCGGTTGGATGAGACGTGCagggaggtgaagaatgCGGCTAGGATTATCGGTGATCCCGAGTTGTATCAGAAGATGACGGTGGCGCAGGAGTTGATCAGGAGGGATATTACTGCTGTGGCTAGTCTTTACATGTAA